The Hymenobacter chitinivorans DSM 11115 genome window below encodes:
- a CDS encoding DUF6799 domain-containing protein, translated as MLNILLLPAASLGQGRADNDGFQRLDGTMYIIRNGVKRPMTQDVRLPNGRVVTPDGVVVSRSGQRTELAEGQGCNLAGAVVDVRVGAQGKLQLATSPRTGAPAGPFVLPAGYRPPPAGKPDKHRGRGHFKKKKHGKGPKHHH; from the coding sequence TTGTTGAACATCCTGCTGCTACCGGCTGCTAGCCTTGGCCAGGGCCGGGCGGATAACGACGGATTTCAGCGGCTGGATGGCACGATGTACATTATTCGCAACGGCGTGAAGCGGCCCATGACCCAGGACGTGCGCCTGCCCAACGGCCGCGTCGTCACGCCCGATGGAGTTGTGGTAAGCCGCAGCGGGCAGCGCACGGAGCTAGCCGAAGGGCAGGGCTGCAATTTGGCCGGGGCCGTGGTGGACGTTAGGGTAGGCGCGCAGGGTAAACTCCAACTCGCTACTTCACCCCGAACCGGGGCGCCGGCTGGGCCGTTTGTCCTACCCGCTGGCTACCGGCCGCCGCCGGCAGGCAAACCGGACAAGCACCGGGGCCGGGGGCATTTCAAAAAGAAAAAGCACGGCAAAGGTCCTAAGCATCATCATTAG
- a CDS encoding WG repeat-containing protein — protein MLHAVILSPFSCPVRHEQFEAVRAALAAEPNAPATLLLGNWPLAEKEVVDAVVLRPHLITLLLLEPRGGQLTIRDFAHAAWQLDGTPLTSAGGADNPFQQFVQQKAALARVLAPFLAPGQANLNFISGLLLFGEPVGFGPEVEARLNAEPAANNFQLLADPSRFTRRLAQLATPHIELTPADLKYLAAELAAATPSTAAANRPAPEPPIEADAHHPFWQQKAAQLWRWLGAEDVAELDDAPYGFAETSLAARNQEKQELEQLRATMQQELSAQLRAMEAREAEREKSIAYLREQLAAAPAVAPEAAVLQARLAAENREKDALETAIQTSRAESEERNRALDAKIQQLEQLMRRLETHPAAGAASAAAPSPAATAPDQPRRPLSFRQLRAWQRRLPRLAALGTGVLAMVMVGSGIKSLTAGPPTRFGQGSTWGLLAANGDTLVPARYQAIGEFQDGRAVVEQNGSFGFVDEKGQQVLPPTYDALNPYHDQYARVRIGNTYTFIDEDGQEFSQYYYNARDFAEGHAAVLDYRGWFYITGPEAPPQAPKLFREAYSFHKGLARVRLADGYTFITKDYLRNPEADTKPFGRYARATDFSAGKAQVTQNGRTFYIDADGDEVE, from the coding sequence ATGTTGCACGCCGTCATTCTTAGTCCCTTCTCCTGCCCAGTCCGCCACGAGCAGTTTGAAGCCGTACGCGCGGCCCTGGCCGCCGAGCCCAACGCGCCGGCCACGCTGCTGCTGGGCAACTGGCCTTTAGCCGAGAAAGAAGTAGTGGATGCGGTGGTGCTGCGGCCCCACCTGATAACGCTGCTGTTGCTGGAGCCCCGGGGCGGGCAGCTCACCATCCGCGACTTTGCCCACGCCGCCTGGCAGCTCGACGGCACCCCGCTCACCAGCGCGGGCGGGGCCGACAACCCCTTTCAGCAGTTTGTGCAGCAAAAAGCCGCGCTGGCCCGGGTGTTGGCGCCGTTCCTGGCACCCGGTCAGGCCAACCTCAACTTTATCAGTGGCCTGCTGCTGTTTGGGGAGCCAGTTGGGTTTGGGCCGGAAGTAGAGGCGAGACTGAATGCCGAGCCAGCGGCCAACAACTTTCAACTGCTGGCCGACCCCAGCCGTTTTACCCGCCGCCTGGCCCAGCTGGCCACGCCCCACATTGAGCTTACGCCAGCCGATTTAAAGTACTTAGCCGCTGAGCTGGCGGCGGCCACTCCAAGTACTGCCGCGGCTAACCGGCCAGCCCCTGAGCCGCCGATAGAAGCTGATGCTCACCACCCCTTCTGGCAGCAGAAAGCCGCCCAGCTCTGGCGGTGGCTAGGAGCCGAAGACGTTGCTGAGCTGGATGACGCACCCTACGGATTTGCGGAAACCAGCCTAGCGGCCCGCAACCAGGAAAAGCAGGAGCTGGAACAGCTGCGGGCCACGATGCAGCAGGAACTAAGTGCCCAGCTGCGGGCTATGGAGGCCCGGGAGGCGGAGCGGGAAAAAAGCATTGCTTACTTACGGGAGCAGCTGGCGGCCGCCCCGGCCGTGGCACCCGAGGCGGCCGTGCTCCAGGCGCGCCTGGCCGCCGAAAACCGTGAAAAAGACGCCCTGGAAACTGCCATCCAGACTTCCCGGGCCGAATCGGAGGAGCGTAACCGGGCGCTGGACGCCAAGATCCAACAGCTCGAGCAGCTGATGCGTCGCCTTGAAACTCACCCGGCAGCGGGAGCAGCCAGCGCCGCCGCGCCAAGCCCGGCCGCAACGGCACCAGACCAGCCGCGGCGGCCGTTGAGCTTTCGGCAGCTGCGGGCCTGGCAGCGGCGCCTGCCCCGCCTGGCGGCCCTGGGCACGGGAGTATTGGCCATGGTCATGGTCGGGAGCGGGATTAAGTCCCTGACGGCGGGGCCACCGACGCGGTTTGGGCAGGGTAGCACATGGGGGTTGCTCGCTGCAAACGGCGATACGCTGGTTCCGGCGCGGTATCAGGCCATCGGGGAGTTTCAGGACGGCCGGGCCGTGGTGGAGCAAAACGGCAGTTTCGGCTTTGTCGACGAGAAAGGCCAGCAAGTACTGCCCCCTACCTACGACGCGCTAAACCCCTACCACGACCAGTACGCCCGGGTCCGGATTGGCAACACCTACACCTTTATTGATGAGGACGGGCAGGAATTTAGTCAATATTACTACAACGCCCGGGACTTTGCCGAAGGCCACGCCGCCGTACTCGATTACCGCGGCTGGTTTTACATCACCGGCCCCGAGGCCCCGCCCCAGGCCCCGAAGCTGTTTCGGGAGGCTTACTCCTTTCATAAAGGCTTGGCGCGGGTGCGCTTGGCCGATGGCTATACCTTTATTACCAAAGACTACCTGCGCAACCCCGAGGCCGATACCAAGCCCTTCGGGCGCTACGCCCGCGCCACCGACTTCAGCGCGGGCAAGGCCCAGGTAACCCAAAACGGCCGCACGTTTTACATTGATGCAGACGGTGACGAAGTGGAATAA
- a CDS encoding RlpA-like double-psi beta-barrel domain-containing protein, producing the protein MSPRTVAFVSAPIIAKRPPRRLPIYTVTATIYEADARQTDSEPFITADNSRIPRRHSSKMRWMALSRDLLKPWGGDFAFGDSVRVTGISPKLDGNYIIHDTMNRRHRHCMDILAAKSEHLDEMWKNVKITKVEPQWHAS; encoded by the coding sequence TTGAGCCCCCGCACAGTAGCTTTCGTTTCGGCCCCCATCATTGCCAAACGTCCACCGCGTCGCCTGCCTATTTACACCGTTACGGCTACTATTTACGAAGCCGACGCCCGGCAGACGGATTCCGAGCCCTTCATCACGGCCGACAACTCCCGCATTCCCCGGCGGCACTCCAGCAAAATGCGGTGGATGGCCCTGTCGCGCGACCTACTCAAGCCCTGGGGCGGCGACTTTGCCTTCGGCGACTCGGTTCGCGTCACCGGAATTTCCCCCAAGCTCGACGGCAACTACATCATCCACGACACGATGAACCGTCGGCACCGCCACTGCATGGACATCCTGGCCGCCAAGTCGGAGCACCTGGACGAAATGTGGAAAAACGTCAAGATTACGAAAGTCGAGCCCCAGTGGCACGCCAGCTAA
- a CDS encoding SMP-30/gluconolactonase/LRE family protein gives MSSFAQFLLRPSSCALLVACLTVSCSSPSQPAGSSGPAAAADSTAINGPAAPANSPLQVVAEFREPQIVGVAVLPDGRVFGDFPRWDDNPVAPIAEIGKDGSVKGYPDSNWCLWNETVRNEPQKHWICPQSVHADKTGMLWVLDPASPGLKGTVPGGPKLVKIDPKTNKVVLNISIPENVASRKSYLNDVRIDTQNNYAYITESGVGSLVVVDLKSGKARKLLAMHPSMMGDTTLNIKADGHEMIDATGKRARFNADGIALSQDLQYLYWKPLTSYKLYRIKTEALRNPALSDAQLAQQIEDLGKVPACDGMEIDAANNLYLTTFEDHSIKRRTPDGKIEAVVQDPRLEWPDTFAFTADGSMYVTTSAIHKTPTWNKGVGKQNQPYRIFKLALPK, from the coding sequence ATGTCCTCTTTCGCACAATTCCTATTAAGACCAAGCAGCTGCGCGCTGCTCGTGGCTTGCCTTACCGTCAGCTGCTCTTCCCCATCCCAGCCCGCGGGCAGCTCAGGCCCCGCCGCCGCCGCCGATTCGACGGCTATCAATGGCCCGGCGGCCCCAGCCAACTCGCCCTTGCAGGTCGTGGCCGAGTTTCGGGAGCCCCAGATTGTGGGCGTAGCCGTGCTGCCCGATGGCCGCGTGTTCGGCGACTTTCCCCGCTGGGACGACAACCCCGTGGCGCCCATCGCCGAAATTGGCAAGGATGGCTCCGTAAAAGGATACCCCGATTCCAATTGGTGCCTGTGGAATGAGACGGTCCGCAACGAGCCCCAAAAGCACTGGATTTGCCCGCAGAGTGTGCACGCCGACAAAACGGGTATGCTCTGGGTCCTCGACCCGGCCTCGCCCGGCCTGAAAGGTACCGTGCCCGGCGGTCCGAAGCTGGTCAAGATTGACCCCAAGACCAACAAGGTGGTGCTGAATATCAGCATTCCGGAAAACGTAGCCTCGCGCAAATCCTACCTCAACGACGTACGCATCGATACCCAGAACAACTACGCCTACATCACCGAGTCGGGTGTGGGTAGCCTGGTAGTCGTGGATTTGAAGTCGGGCAAAGCGCGCAAATTGCTGGCCATGCATCCTTCCATGATGGGCGACACTACGCTCAACATTAAGGCCGACGGCCACGAAATGATTGATGCTACCGGTAAGCGGGCCCGCTTCAACGCCGATGGTATTGCCCTGAGCCAGGACCTGCAGTATCTGTATTGGAAGCCCCTGACGAGCTACAAGCTCTACCGCATCAAAACCGAAGCTCTGCGCAACCCGGCCTTGTCGGATGCCCAGCTTGCCCAGCAGATTGAAGACTTAGGCAAAGTGCCGGCCTGCGACGGAATGGAAATCGACGCTGCCAACAACCTATACCTGACCACCTTCGAAGACCACTCTATCAAGCGTCGCACGCCGGATGGCAAGATTGAAGCCGTGGTACAGGACCCCCGCCTGGAGTGGCCCGATACCTTTGCCTTCACCGCCGACGGCTCGATGTACGTCACGACTTCCGCCATCCACAAAACGCCGACCTGGAACAAAGGCGTCGGCAAACAGAACCAGCCCTACCGGATTTTTAAGTTGGCCCTGCCTAAATAA
- a CDS encoding 2-oxoglutarate dehydrogenase E1 component — MDAYSYIANAHGDYIDQLYKAYQADPESVDFGWRKFFEGFDFSQQYPADGEAQVVGSGVLSTNASTDGAGQIRAVDTVSADKETQVSNLIHAYRSRGHLRAKTNPVRERKDRKARLDIADFGLSEADLDTTFKNGEAIGLGAGAKLRDIISALEKIYTRSIGFEYMYIRDPQILDWFRAKVEKDSLAFNPGVDYKKRILKKLNEAVVFENFLHTKFLGQKRFSLEGGETTIPALDAIINKASELGVNEVMIGMAHRGRLNVLANIMGKTYEQIFSEFEGTAVPDLTMGDGDVKYHMGYSSEVDTEGGRKVNLKLAPNPSHLEAVNPVVEGFVRAKIEHQYGGDYHQILPILIHGDAALAGQGIGYELTQMSQLEGYKTGGTIHFVINNQVGFTTDFEDARSSIYSTDLAKIIDAPVLHVNGDDPEAVVFAVRLATEYRQQFHADIFIDMVCYRRHGHNESDEPKFTQPTLYNIISKHQNPREVYNATLVQRGDVDAQLAAQMDKEFRETLQARLDMVKQKPLPYNYQALENEWRSLRRSKPEDFEQSPETGISEEVVQQVGKALTTLPEGFRPLKQIEKLMEERKKMFFETRVLNWAAGELLAYGSLLSEKHIVRVSGQDVQRGTFSHRHAVLHDAETSAPYNSLNYIGEGQEKLSIYNSLLSEYAVLGFEFGYAMANPTALVIWEAQFGDFANGAQTMIDQFIVSSESKWQRMNGVVLQLPHGYEGQGPEHSNARPERFLQLAAENNIIVANMTTPANFFHALRRQLTWSFRKPLVVMSPKSMLRHPLCVSPVEEFTSGSFREVLGDVYADAKKVKRVLLCSGKVYFDLLEEQQKSGRTDVALVRLEQLHPFPKKQLDAELAKYPKAKLYWVQEEPENMGYWNYLLRFMRRELEDVIARKPSASPATGYNKVHVKEQKELVARAFDKPREEVADSNIKGAVAVADKSQDA, encoded by the coding sequence ATGGACGCTTACTCTTACATCGCCAATGCCCATGGCGACTACATCGACCAGCTTTACAAAGCCTATCAGGCCGACCCCGAGTCGGTAGACTTCGGCTGGCGCAAATTCTTCGAAGGCTTCGACTTCTCCCAGCAGTATCCTGCCGACGGGGAAGCCCAGGTTGTTGGCTCCGGCGTGCTCAGCACGAATGCCTCCACCGATGGCGCCGGCCAGATTCGCGCCGTGGATACGGTATCGGCCGACAAGGAAACTCAGGTCAGTAACCTGATTCACGCCTACCGCAGCCGCGGCCATTTGCGCGCCAAAACCAACCCGGTGCGGGAGCGTAAGGACCGCAAAGCCCGTCTCGACATTGCTGATTTCGGCTTGAGCGAAGCCGATTTGGACACAACGTTCAAAAACGGTGAGGCTATCGGCCTCGGTGCCGGCGCCAAGCTGCGCGACATTATTTCGGCCCTGGAGAAAATCTATACCCGCAGCATTGGCTTCGAGTATATGTATATCCGCGACCCGCAGATTCTGGACTGGTTCCGGGCCAAAGTCGAGAAGGATTCCTTGGCCTTCAACCCCGGCGTTGACTACAAAAAGCGGATCCTGAAGAAGCTCAACGAGGCCGTGGTCTTCGAGAACTTCCTGCACACCAAATTCCTGGGGCAGAAGCGCTTCTCCCTGGAAGGTGGCGAAACGACGATTCCCGCTCTCGACGCCATTATCAACAAGGCTTCCGAGCTGGGCGTGAACGAGGTCATGATTGGCATGGCCCACCGTGGCCGCCTCAACGTGCTGGCCAACATCATGGGCAAAACCTACGAGCAGATCTTCTCGGAATTCGAGGGAACGGCCGTGCCGGACTTGACCATGGGCGACGGCGACGTGAAGTACCACATGGGCTACTCGTCGGAAGTCGATACGGAAGGCGGCCGCAAAGTGAACCTGAAGCTGGCGCCCAACCCGTCCCACCTGGAGGCGGTGAACCCCGTGGTGGAAGGCTTCGTGCGGGCCAAGATTGAGCACCAGTACGGCGGCGACTACCACCAGATTCTGCCCATTCTCATCCACGGCGACGCGGCCCTGGCGGGTCAGGGCATTGGGTACGAATTGACCCAGATGTCGCAGCTGGAAGGCTACAAAACCGGGGGCACGATTCACTTCGTGATTAACAACCAGGTTGGTTTTACTACCGACTTCGAGGACGCCCGCTCGTCTATCTACAGCACCGATTTGGCCAAGATTATCGACGCGCCGGTGCTGCACGTAAATGGCGACGACCCCGAGGCCGTGGTGTTTGCTGTGCGCCTGGCTACCGAGTACCGCCAGCAGTTCCACGCCGATATCTTCATTGATATGGTGTGCTACCGCCGCCACGGCCACAACGAGTCGGATGAGCCCAAATTCACCCAGCCCACGCTCTACAACATCATCAGCAAGCACCAGAACCCGCGCGAAGTCTATAACGCGACGCTGGTGCAGCGCGGCGACGTAGATGCGCAGCTGGCTGCCCAGATGGACAAGGAGTTCCGCGAAACCCTGCAGGCCCGCCTGGATATGGTGAAGCAGAAGCCCTTGCCCTACAACTACCAGGCCCTGGAAAACGAGTGGCGCAGCCTGCGCCGCTCCAAGCCCGAGGACTTCGAACAGTCGCCCGAAACCGGTATCAGTGAAGAAGTAGTGCAGCAGGTGGGCAAGGCCCTGACCACGCTGCCCGAAGGCTTCCGCCCGCTGAAGCAGATTGAAAAGCTGATGGAGGAGCGCAAGAAGATGTTCTTCGAGACGCGGGTGCTCAACTGGGCCGCCGGCGAATTGCTGGCCTATGGCTCCTTGCTGAGCGAAAAGCACATTGTGCGCGTCAGCGGGCAGGACGTGCAGCGCGGTACTTTCTCCCACCGCCACGCCGTGTTGCACGACGCCGAAACCTCGGCGCCCTACAACTCGCTCAATTACATCGGCGAAGGCCAGGAAAAGCTAAGCATCTACAACTCGCTGCTGAGTGAGTACGCGGTGCTGGGCTTTGAATTCGGCTACGCTATGGCCAACCCCACGGCCCTGGTTATCTGGGAAGCGCAGTTTGGCGACTTCGCCAACGGCGCCCAGACCATGATTGACCAGTTCATCGTGTCGTCGGAAAGCAAGTGGCAGCGCATGAACGGCGTGGTGCTGCAGCTGCCCCACGGCTACGAAGGCCAGGGCCCGGAGCATTCCAACGCCCGCCCCGAGCGGTTTTTGCAGCTGGCGGCCGAGAATAACATCATCGTGGCCAACATGACCACGCCGGCCAACTTCTTCCACGCCCTGCGCCGGCAGCTGACCTGGAGCTTCCGCAAGCCCCTGGTGGTGATGTCGCCCAAGTCGATGCTGCGCCACCCGCTGTGCGTGTCGCCGGTCGAGGAATTTACCTCGGGCTCGTTCCGCGAGGTGCTCGGCGACGTGTACGCCGACGCCAAAAAGGTGAAGCGCGTGCTGCTGTGCTCGGGCAAAGTCTACTTCGATTTACTGGAAGAGCAGCAGAAGTCGGGCCGCACCGACGTAGCTCTGGTACGCCTGGAGCAGCTGCACCCTTTCCCCAAGAAGCAGCTCGACGCCGAGTTGGCCAAGTACCCCAAGGCCAAGCTTTACTGGGTGCAGGAAGAGCCGGAAAACATGGGCTACTGGAACTACCTGCTGCGCTTTATGCGCCGCGAGCTGGAAGACGTTATTGCCCGCAAGCCCTCGGCCTCACCCGCCACCGGTTACAACAAGGTGCACGTCAAGGAGCAGAAGGAGCTCGTGGCCCGCGCCTTCGACAAGCCCCGCGAAGAAGTAGCCGACTCCAATATCAAAGGAGCCGTGGCCGTGGCCGATAAGAGCCAGGACGCGTAG
- the odhB gene encoding 2-oxoglutarate dehydrogenase complex dihydrolipoyllysine-residue succinyltransferase — translation MGLEIKIPAVGESITEVTIAKWLKQDGDTVKRDEVIAELESDKATFELPAETDGVLKIKVAEGETIGIGTTIASIDGAGNGAAPAAGGAAATLAQPQNDPVAPPKSSEGNSGAADPVTQGEQNPQASNQSGYGGSQAGSADTPTAAAPAGGGATVEMKIPAVGESITEVTVAKWLKPDGAQVQRDEVIAELESDKATFELPAEGAGTLRHAVKEGETIGIGATIARIEGGSGAASAPAQAAPAAAAPVAPAATASNSASASSYATGTPSPAAGKILGEKGIAAADVQGSGRDGRITKEDALNAQARPAAPAPAAAPAAAPAAPAAPAASGNRNQRKERMSNLRKTVARRLVSVKNETAMLTTFNEVNMQPIMDLRNKFKDKFKEKNGVGLGFMSFFTKAVCVALKEWPAVNAQIDGDSIVYNDFCDISIAVSAPKGLVVPVIRNAEELSFEGIEKEVVRLAGLARDNKLTIEQMTGGTFTITNGGIFGSMMSTPIINAPQSAILGMHNIIQRPVAENGQVVIRPMMYLALSYDHRIIDGRESVSFLVRVKELLEDPTRLLLGV, via the coding sequence ATGGGTCTGGAAATTAAAATCCCCGCCGTCGGCGAATCCATCACCGAAGTGACCATTGCCAAATGGCTGAAGCAGGACGGCGACACGGTCAAGCGCGACGAAGTTATTGCCGAGCTGGAGTCCGATAAGGCCACGTTTGAGCTGCCCGCCGAAACCGACGGCGTGCTCAAAATCAAAGTAGCTGAAGGCGAAACCATCGGTATCGGTACCACCATTGCCAGCATCGACGGAGCCGGCAACGGCGCGGCTCCGGCCGCCGGTGGTGCTGCCGCCACGCTGGCGCAGCCCCAGAACGACCCAGTAGCTCCCCCGAAGAGCTCGGAAGGCAACAGCGGCGCCGCCGACCCGGTAACCCAGGGTGAGCAAAACCCGCAGGCCAGCAACCAGTCGGGCTACGGCGGCTCCCAGGCCGGCTCGGCCGATACGCCGACCGCCGCAGCTCCGGCCGGCGGTGGTGCGACGGTCGAAATGAAAATTCCGGCCGTGGGTGAGTCCATTACGGAAGTAACCGTAGCCAAGTGGCTCAAGCCCGACGGCGCCCAGGTGCAGCGCGACGAAGTCATTGCCGAGCTCGAATCGGACAAGGCGACGTTTGAGCTGCCCGCCGAAGGTGCCGGCACTCTGCGCCACGCCGTGAAGGAAGGCGAAACCATCGGTATCGGCGCTACCATTGCCCGCATTGAAGGCGGCAGCGGTGCGGCTTCGGCCCCCGCGCAGGCAGCTCCGGCGGCCGCTGCGCCAGTTGCGCCGGCCGCTACGGCTTCTAATTCGGCCAGCGCCAGCAGCTACGCTACGGGCACGCCTTCCCCGGCCGCCGGCAAAATTCTGGGCGAGAAAGGCATTGCGGCCGCCGACGTGCAAGGCTCGGGCCGGGATGGTCGGATTACCAAGGAAGACGCGCTGAACGCCCAGGCCCGTCCGGCCGCGCCGGCTCCTGCCGCAGCTCCGGCGGCGGCCCCGGCTGCCCCCGCAGCTCCGGCTGCTTCCGGCAACCGCAACCAGCGCAAGGAGCGTATGAGCAACCTGCGCAAAACGGTGGCTCGTCGTCTGGTGTCGGTGAAGAACGAGACGGCCATGCTCACTACCTTCAACGAGGTGAACATGCAGCCCATCATGGACCTGCGCAACAAGTTCAAGGACAAGTTCAAGGAGAAAAACGGTGTGGGCCTGGGCTTCATGTCGTTCTTCACCAAAGCCGTGTGCGTAGCCCTGAAAGAGTGGCCCGCCGTGAATGCCCAAATCGACGGGGACAGCATCGTCTACAACGACTTCTGCGACATCAGCATCGCCGTATCGGCCCCCAAAGGCCTGGTGGTGCCCGTGATTCGCAACGCCGAGGAACTCTCGTTTGAGGGAATCGAGAAGGAAGTGGTGCGCCTGGCCGGTCTGGCCCGCGACAATAAGCTGACCATCGAGCAGATGACCGGCGGCACGTTTACCATCACCAACGGCGGCATCTTCGGCTCGATGATGAGCACCCCGATTATCAACGCGCCGCAGTCGGCCATTCTGGGCATGCACAACATCATCCAGCGCCCCGTGGCCGAAAACGGCCAGGTAGTAATTCGGCCCATGATGTACCTGGCCCTGAGCTACGACCACCGCATCATCGACGGCCGCGAGTCGGTGTCGTTCCTGGTGCGCGTGAAAGAGCTGCTCGAAGACCCGACGCGTCTGCTGTTGGGCGTGTAA